One Sodalis praecaptivus DNA segment encodes these proteins:
- the dmsD gene encoding Tat proofreading chaperone DmsD: MMTDFSPAQRRDCSPRPGAVRQRGNGDLRAASADSRPSDVGAVTVDCGAACGGRATAHRGAAGNDAATSSSGAAGNGVRTSSCGAAGNGEAALHCGTSANGEATPSCGAAGNGDAALHCGTSANGEATALCASPEEALRTIAFTGRTLGALLYYSPARPEQQPLLHALAGDAWLEEWPALPGLAEAGALMQQGLVADQRATLEQEFQRLFLGPHALPAPQWGSVYLDEESVVYGESTLALRAWLRQRGIAPALATNEPEDHCGLLLLLSAWLAENAPSSLDTLLEEHLLPWAPRFLTLLCEGTVHPFYQGLGRLTRITLAHWRQYRGLTPPVRKLYR, encoded by the coding sequence ATGATGACTGATTTTTCTCCTGCTCAACGCCGTGATTGTTCGCCGCGGCCGGGGGCGGTTCGCCAGCGCGGCAACGGCGATCTTCGCGCGGCGTCGGCGGATAGCCGCCCGTCCGACGTCGGCGCGGTTACCGTGGATTGCGGTGCGGCTTGCGGCGGCAGAGCAACGGCGCATCGCGGCGCTGCCGGCAACGACGCGGCAACCTCATCTAGCGGCGCTGCCGGCAACGGCGTGAGAACCTCATCTTGCGGCGCTGCCGGCAACGGCGAAGCAGCCCTACATTGCGGCACGTCCGCCAACGGCGAGGCAACCCCATCTTGCGGCGCTGCCGGCAACGGCGATGCAGCCCTACATTGCGGCACGTCCGCCAACGGCGAGGCAACCGCACTTTGCGCTTCACCAGAGGAGGCGCTCCGCACGATAGCGTTTACCGGCCGAACGCTGGGGGCCTTGCTTTATTACTCCCCCGCACGGCCGGAGCAGCAACCGCTGCTGCATGCGCTGGCCGGGGATGCCTGGCTGGAGGAGTGGCCGGCGCTGCCGGGGCTGGCCGAGGCAGGGGCGTTAATGCAACAGGGATTGGTCGCCGACCAGCGCGCAACCCTGGAGCAGGAATTTCAGCGCTTGTTTCTCGGGCCGCACGCGCTACCCGCTCCCCAATGGGGATCGGTTTATCTGGATGAGGAAAGCGTAGTATACGGCGAATCCACGCTGGCGCTGCGGGCCTGGCTACGACAGCGAGGGATCGCTCCCGCTCTGGCGACGAATGAACCGGAAGATCATTGCGGTCTGCTGCTGTTGCTCAGCGCCTGGCTGGCGGAAAACGCCCCGTCCTCGCTGGATACCCTGCTGGAGGAGCATCTTCTGCCTTGGGCGCCGCGTTTTCTGACGCTGCTTTGCGAGGGCACCGTGCACCCTTTTTATCAGGGACTCGGCCGTCTGACGCGGATCACGCTGGCGCACTGGCGCCAATACCGCGGGCTGACCCCGCCGGTGCGCAAGTTATACCGCTAA
- a CDS encoding helix-turn-helix domain-containing protein, whose translation MQGVTEQIAHTLKTMRKVRGWSLAHAAQHTGVSKAMLGQIERGESSPTVATLWKIASGMNVAFSAFLEDQGIAGWGGRRSEAPVFLETGGGMRVVSLFPFDPALGFEMFIVDLAPGTRSVSSPHARGVVEHVAVIEGVLALTVDGVAHRLTAGQGIRFAADCQHSYHNPNADRVRFHDLIHYPELA comes from the coding sequence ATGCAAGGAGTAACCGAACAGATCGCCCACACGCTCAAGACCATGCGCAAAGTGCGCGGCTGGAGCCTGGCACATGCCGCGCAACATACCGGGGTGAGCAAAGCGATGCTCGGGCAAATTGAGCGCGGCGAATCCAGCCCCACCGTCGCCACGCTGTGGAAAATTGCCAGCGGAATGAATGTCGCCTTTTCGGCGTTTCTTGAGGATCAGGGGATTGCCGGCTGGGGCGGCCGGCGCAGCGAAGCGCCGGTGTTTCTTGAAACGGGGGGCGGTATGCGCGTGGTGTCGCTGTTTCCCTTCGATCCGGCCTTGGGATTTGAAATGTTCATCGTCGATCTGGCCCCTGGGACGCGCAGCGTGTCGTCACCGCATGCCAGGGGCGTGGTAGAGCATGTTGCGGTAATCGAAGGCGTTCTGGCGTTGACGGTTGACGGCGTGGCGCATCGTTTGACGGCGGGGCAGGGCATACGTTTTGCAGCCGACTGCCAGCATAGCTATCACAACCCGAATGCGGATCGGGTGCGGTTCCATGATTTGATCCATTATCCCGAGCTGGCCTGA
- a CDS encoding DmsA/YnfE/YnfF family dimethyl sulfoxide reductase yields the protein MKTNSFSPQEPVAISRRNLLKGGTAAGGLLLASHALPLPFRQAHAESIAPAAAQDNVVWSMCSVNCGSRCALRLHVRDDEVYWVETDHTGDDQYGDHQVRACLRGRSIRRRMNHPDRLNYPMKRVGKRGEGKFERISWDEALDTLSANLKRIVKDYGNEAVFIHYSSGITGGNFCRSSPSGSLVTRLMNCYGGSLGQYGTYSTAQIAAAMPYTYGSNEGNSTSDIVNTKLVVMFGNNPAETRMSGAGITYHLEQARERSQARMIVIDPRYTDTAAGREDEWIPIRPGTDAALVNAIAWVLITENLVDQAFLDTYCIGYDEKTLPAGAPANGHYKAYILGEGDDGIAKTPAWAEKITTIPRDRIIKLAREIGSTKPAYICQGWGPQRQANGEQTARAIAMLPILTGNVGINGGNSGARESTYTITIERLPVGTNPVKTKIPVFLWTDAIARGRELTALKDGIQGKDKLDVPIKFIWNYAGNTLVNQHSDINRTHEILQNDKDCEMIVVVENFMTSSAKYADLLLPDLMTTEQEDIVPNDYAGNMGYLIFGQPATSAKFERRSLYWMTSEIARRLGDDVLQRFTEGRSQSEWLHYLYDKMRARDPQLPDYETLKAQGIYKRRDPDGHFVAYRQFREDPAGHPLKTPSGKIEIYSAQLADIAARWQLQQGDTITPLPQYASSFEGWDDPLRTRFPLQLAGFHYKARTHSSYGNIDVLQAACQQEIWINPLDARSRQIKNGDWVRVFNDRGEVRIMAKVTPRILPGVTAIGQGAWHQADMNGDKVDHGGCINTLTTQRPSPLAKGNPQHTNLIQIEKA from the coding sequence ATGAAAACCAATTCCTTTTCCCCGCAGGAGCCGGTCGCAATCAGCCGGCGTAACCTGCTTAAAGGCGGCACCGCGGCCGGCGGTTTATTGCTGGCCAGCCATGCCCTGCCTCTGCCCTTTCGCCAGGCGCACGCCGAGTCCATCGCGCCCGCCGCCGCGCAAGATAACGTTGTCTGGAGCATGTGCTCGGTAAACTGCGGCAGCCGTTGCGCGCTGCGCCTGCACGTGCGGGATGATGAGGTGTATTGGGTGGAAACCGATCACACCGGCGACGACCAGTATGGCGATCATCAGGTGCGCGCTTGCCTGCGCGGCCGCTCTATACGCCGCCGTATGAATCATCCCGACCGCCTGAATTATCCGATGAAGCGGGTCGGCAAGCGTGGCGAAGGTAAATTTGAGCGCATCAGTTGGGATGAAGCGCTGGACACCCTGAGCGCCAATCTAAAGCGGATCGTCAAGGATTACGGCAACGAAGCGGTATTCATTCATTACAGTTCCGGCATTACCGGCGGCAACTTTTGCCGGTCGTCCCCCTCCGGCTCGCTGGTCACCCGGCTGATGAATTGCTATGGCGGATCGCTTGGCCAATACGGTACCTACAGCACCGCGCAAATTGCCGCCGCCATGCCCTATACCTACGGTAGTAATGAAGGCAATAGCACCTCGGACATCGTCAACACCAAATTGGTGGTGATGTTCGGTAATAACCCGGCAGAAACCCGCATGAGCGGCGCCGGCATTACCTATCATTTGGAGCAGGCGCGGGAACGCTCGCAGGCGCGCATGATCGTCATCGACCCACGCTATACCGACACCGCCGCCGGCCGCGAGGATGAGTGGATCCCCATCCGTCCCGGCACCGACGCCGCGCTGGTGAACGCCATCGCTTGGGTTCTCATCACCGAAAATCTGGTGGATCAGGCGTTTCTCGATACTTACTGCATCGGCTATGACGAGAAAACGCTGCCTGCCGGCGCGCCCGCCAACGGGCATTACAAAGCCTATATTCTCGGCGAAGGAGACGATGGCATCGCCAAAACGCCCGCCTGGGCGGAAAAAATCACCACTATCCCGCGCGATCGCATTATCAAGCTGGCGCGGGAAATCGGCAGTACAAAACCGGCCTATATCTGCCAAGGATGGGGGCCGCAGCGACAGGCCAACGGCGAGCAAACCGCGCGCGCCATCGCCATGCTGCCTATCCTTACCGGCAATGTCGGCATCAACGGCGGCAACAGCGGCGCCCGCGAATCCACCTACACCATCACCATCGAACGGCTTCCGGTGGGCACCAACCCGGTGAAAACAAAAATACCGGTGTTTTTGTGGACCGACGCCATCGCCCGCGGCCGGGAATTGACCGCGCTGAAAGATGGCATACAGGGCAAAGATAAACTCGACGTCCCGATTAAGTTTATCTGGAATTATGCCGGCAATACGCTGGTGAATCAGCATTCCGACATCAATCGCACCCACGAGATCCTGCAAAACGATAAGGATTGCGAGATGATCGTGGTCGTTGAAAATTTTATGACCTCGTCGGCGAAGTACGCCGACCTGCTGCTGCCGGATTTGATGACCACCGAGCAGGAAGATATCGTGCCGAATGATTATGCCGGTAACATGGGCTATCTGATTTTTGGCCAGCCGGCGACCAGCGCGAAATTTGAACGCCGCTCCCTCTACTGGATGACCAGCGAGATCGCCCGGCGGCTGGGGGACGATGTCCTGCAGCGGTTCACCGAAGGCCGCAGCCAATCAGAGTGGCTGCATTATCTCTACGATAAAATGCGCGCGCGCGATCCCCAGTTGCCCGACTATGAAACGCTCAAGGCGCAGGGCATTTACAAACGGCGCGATCCCGACGGCCATTTTGTCGCCTACCGCCAATTCCGCGAGGATCCAGCGGGCCATCCGCTAAAAACCCCGTCGGGGAAAATCGAGATCTACTCGGCGCAGCTGGCGGATATCGCCGCCCGTTGGCAGTTGCAACAGGGTGACACCATAACGCCGCTGCCGCAATATGCCTCAAGCTTTGAGGGCTGGGATGACCCGCTACGCACGCGTTTCCCCCTGCAACTGGCGGGATTCCATTATAAAGCGCGAACGCACTCCAGCTACGGCAATATCGATGTTCTCCAGGCCGCTTGCCAGCAGGAAATCTGGATAAATCCCCTCGACGCCCGTTCGCGGCAAATCAAAAACGGCGATTGGGTCAGAGTGTTCAACGACCGCGGCGAAGTCCGCATTATGGCAAAAGTCACGCCGCGCATTTTACCCGGCGTCACCGCCATCGGCCAGGGCGCCTGGCATCAGGCGGATATGAACGGCGATAAGGTGGACCACGGCGGCTGTATTAATACCCTCACCACGCAGCGTCCATCGCCGCTGGCGAAGGGCAATCCGCAGCATACCAATCTTATCCAGATAGAGAAGGCGTAG
- a CDS encoding endonuclease/exonuclease/phosphatase family protein produces the protein MLRAESQDDNLTTRVNRAGQGFSFKVLTINTHKGFAAFNRRFILPELREAVRTVSPDVVFLQEVLGANEKHAKRFENWPVVPQYEFLADSLWEDFAYGRNAVYPDGDHGNALLSRFPIRRYQNVDISVAGEEKRGMLHCELAVPGYAGAPLHMICVHLGLREQDRQAQLRQVSRHVNALPGDAPVVVAGDFNDWRQRASPILHRAAGLKEVFTEAHGRPARTFPARFPLLRLDRIYVRNVRISQPTLLAKRSWSHLSDHAPLAVEIHL, from the coding sequence ATGCTTCGAGCTGAAAGTCAGGACGATAATTTGACCACCAGGGTTAACCGGGCCGGTCAGGGCTTTTCGTTCAAGGTCCTGACCATTAACACCCATAAAGGTTTTGCCGCCTTTAATCGGCGCTTTATTCTGCCCGAGCTGCGGGAAGCCGTCCGTACCGTCTCGCCGGACGTGGTGTTTTTGCAGGAGGTGCTGGGCGCCAACGAGAAACACGCCAAGCGTTTTGAGAATTGGCCCGTGGTGCCGCAATATGAATTTCTTGCCGACAGTTTATGGGAGGATTTCGCTTACGGCCGCAACGCGGTCTACCCCGATGGCGATCACGGTAACGCGCTACTCTCCCGTTTTCCCATTCGCCGATATCAGAACGTGGATATCTCGGTGGCGGGAGAGGAGAAGCGCGGTATGCTGCACTGCGAACTGGCGGTACCGGGTTACGCGGGCGCCCCGCTGCATATGATTTGCGTTCATTTAGGGCTGCGCGAGCAGGACAGACAAGCCCAACTGCGGCAGGTGAGCCGTCATGTCAACGCGCTGCCCGGCGATGCGCCGGTGGTGGTAGCGGGGGATTTCAACGACTGGCGCCAGCGCGCCAGCCCGATTCTGCACCGCGCCGCGGGGTTAAAAGAGGTGTTTACCGAAGCCCATGGCCGGCCGGCCCGTACTTTTCCCGCGCGTTTTCCCCTGCTGCGGCTGGATCGCATCTATGTGCGCAACGTCCGTATCAGCCAGCCGACGCTGTTAGCGAAACGTTCCTGGTCTCATTTGTCCGATCACGCGCCGCTGGCGGTGGAGATCCATTTATGA
- a CDS encoding benzoate/H(+) symporter BenE family transporter, protein MSARARLSDLSLSAVIAGFIAVLVGYTSTAAIIFQAAAAAGASPAQIGGWLTMLGLGIGITSLGLSLWYKMPILTAWSTPGAALLATSLPGTPLAEAIGVFIFASGLILLCGVTGLFARLMAHIPQSIAAAMLAGILLRFGLAAFVSLQSQFTLTFAMCLCFLLARRLLPRFAVLLALAAGLAVAAWQGDITMGAQPLHIATPQWITPRFNFTSLMGIALPFFIVTMASQNAPGVATLQAAGYPAPVSPLVAWTALASLVLAPFGGFSICIAAISAAVCLSPEAHPDPARRYMAAAAAGGFYLLTGLFGGSIGQLFSALPAPLIHTLAGLALLGTIAGSLHRALQDEEHRDAAIITFLVTASGITLLGIGAAFWGLMAGIAVWGIQLLPTRRRRSV, encoded by the coding sequence ATGTCGGCCCGCGCAAGGCTATCCGATCTCTCTTTGTCTGCCGTTATCGCCGGATTTATCGCGGTGTTGGTGGGCTACACCAGTACCGCGGCAATTATTTTTCAGGCAGCGGCGGCGGCCGGCGCTTCGCCGGCGCAAATCGGCGGCTGGCTGACCATGCTCGGCCTGGGGATCGGCATCACGTCTCTCGGATTGTCGCTGTGGTACAAAATGCCGATACTCACCGCCTGGTCAACGCCCGGGGCGGCCCTGCTGGCCACCAGCCTGCCGGGCACGCCTTTGGCGGAGGCAATAGGGGTGTTTATTTTCGCCTCGGGACTGATCCTCTTGTGCGGCGTCACCGGTCTTTTCGCCAGGCTGATGGCGCATATTCCACAGAGCATTGCGGCGGCGATGCTGGCGGGGATACTGCTGCGTTTTGGTCTGGCGGCGTTTGTTTCGCTGCAAAGCCAATTCACTCTAACGTTCGCCATGTGCCTGTGTTTCCTGCTCGCCCGTCGGCTGCTGCCGCGTTTCGCCGTGTTGCTAGCGCTAGCGGCGGGTTTGGCGGTGGCGGCCTGGCAGGGCGACATTACGATGGGCGCGCAACCGCTGCACATAGCCACCCCGCAATGGATAACGCCGCGTTTTAACTTTACCTCGTTAATGGGCATCGCCCTGCCGTTTTTTATCGTCACCATGGCCTCGCAGAACGCGCCGGGCGTCGCGACGCTACAGGCCGCCGGCTACCCTGCGCCGGTATCACCGCTCGTCGCCTGGACCGCGCTGGCATCGCTAGTGCTGGCGCCCTTTGGCGGCTTTTCCATCTGTATTGCCGCCATCAGCGCCGCCGTCTGCCTTAGCCCGGAGGCGCACCCCGATCCGGCCCGGCGCTACATGGCGGCCGCGGCGGCCGGCGGATTTTATCTGCTTACCGGCCTGTTTGGCGGATCCATCGGCCAGCTTTTCAGCGCGCTGCCGGCTCCGCTCATCCATACCCTCGCCGGCCTGGCGCTGCTCGGCACCATCGCCGGCAGCCTGCACCGCGCGCTTCAGGACGAAGAGCACCGTGATGCGGCCATCATCACCTTTTTGGTCACGGCCTCCGGTATCACCCTGCTCGGCATCGGCGCGGCGTTCTGGGGCCTGATGGCGGGCATCGCGGTCTGGGGAATACAGTTGCTGCCCACGCGGCGCCGGCGCAGCGTGTAA
- a CDS encoding helix-turn-helix domain-containing protein, with product MTTLADISAMLKHARRHAGLSQEMLAQRAGVARTTVARMETQANNDMSVSALVRLLDAAGFDLRAVLQGDYSLERFLTRQRQDENVR from the coding sequence ATGACGACACTTGCTGATATCTCGGCGATGTTAAAACACGCCCGCCGTCACGCCGGTCTATCTCAAGAAATGCTGGCGCAGCGCGCGGGGGTGGCACGTACTACCGTGGCGCGCATGGAGACACAGGCCAACAATGATATGAGCGTCTCCGCGCTGGTGCGTCTGCTGGACGCCGCGGGGTTCGATTTACGCGCCGTCTTGCAGGGCGACTATTCCCTTGAGCGTTTTCTCACCCGGCAGCGACAGGACGAAAATGTCCGCTGA
- the phoA gene encoding alkaline phosphatase, with the protein MPHSSGSASLLSLVISAVLLAGAGIAAPAMAADDVLADRSAHGDITQPGGARRLQGDQTAALAAALSNRQAKNVILLIGDGMGDSEITAARNYAYGAGKMFPGIDALPITGQYTHYSLDKTSHKPSYVTDSAASATAWSTGVKTYNGALGVDVRGQDRPTILEMAKAAGKATGNVSTAELEDATPAALVAHVSSRKCYGPEKTSELCSAQALENNGRGSIAEQLLAARADVTLGGGGKTFAEQAKAGQWQGKSLREQALARGYRLVDDAESLNAVTVANQQQPLLGLFAEGNMPVRWQGPKAVYHGNVDGQPVTCVDNPSRSASVPTLAMMTRKAIDLLKVNPQGFFLQVEGASIDKQDHAANPCGQFGETVDLDEAVQQALAFARADGNTLVVVTADHAHSSQIIEADAKAPGLTQALITKDGAVMAISYGNSEDAESQGHTGTQLRIAAYGPHAANVAGLTDQTDLFYTLRDAMGLK; encoded by the coding sequence ATGCCGCATTCCTCTGGTTCAGCTTCACTTCTCTCTCTGGTAATAAGCGCCGTTCTTCTTGCCGGCGCCGGTATTGCCGCGCCGGCGATGGCCGCGGATGATGTGTTGGCCGATCGCTCGGCCCACGGCGATATCACCCAACCCGGCGGCGCCCGCCGCCTGCAAGGCGATCAGACCGCCGCGCTGGCCGCCGCGCTAAGCAACCGCCAGGCTAAAAACGTCATTTTGCTTATTGGCGACGGCATGGGGGATTCCGAAATCACCGCCGCGCGTAATTATGCTTATGGCGCGGGAAAGATGTTTCCGGGCATAGACGCGCTGCCAATAACCGGTCAGTACACCCATTACTCATTGGATAAGACCAGCCATAAACCGAGTTATGTTACCGATTCCGCCGCATCGGCCACCGCCTGGTCGACCGGCGTCAAAACATACAATGGTGCGCTGGGCGTAGACGTGCGCGGACAAGACCGCCCGACGATTCTGGAAATGGCCAAAGCGGCGGGTAAAGCCACCGGTAACGTGTCCACTGCCGAACTGGAAGATGCCACGCCGGCGGCGCTGGTAGCCCACGTCAGCTCGCGCAAATGTTATGGACCGGAGAAGACCAGCGAGCTTTGCAGCGCCCAGGCGTTGGAAAATAATGGCCGCGGCTCGATTGCGGAGCAATTGCTGGCGGCGCGGGCCGACGTCACCCTGGGGGGCGGCGGCAAGACATTTGCCGAGCAGGCGAAGGCCGGCCAGTGGCAGGGAAAAAGCCTGCGGGAACAGGCCTTGGCGCGGGGTTACCGGCTGGTGGACGATGCTGAGAGTCTGAACGCCGTCACCGTCGCGAATCAGCAGCAACCGCTGCTCGGGCTGTTTGCCGAGGGCAACATGCCGGTACGCTGGCAGGGGCCTAAAGCCGTCTATCACGGTAATGTCGATGGGCAGCCCGTCACCTGTGTCGACAATCCGTCCCGTAGCGCCAGCGTGCCGACGCTGGCGATGATGACCCGCAAGGCCATTGATTTGTTGAAAGTCAATCCGCAGGGCTTTTTCCTGCAGGTGGAGGGCGCGTCCATCGATAAACAGGATCATGCCGCCAATCCTTGCGGCCAGTTCGGCGAAACGGTGGATTTGGATGAGGCGGTACAGCAGGCGTTGGCGTTTGCCCGCGCCGACGGCAATACGCTGGTGGTGGTGACCGCTGACCATGCGCATTCCAGCCAGATTATCGAGGCTGACGCCAAGGCGCCGGGTTTGACACAGGCGCTTATCACCAAAGACGGCGCGGTAATGGCCATCAGCTACGGTAATTCAGAGGACGCTGAATCGCAGGGCCATACTGGAACCCAGTTGCGCATCGCCGCGTACGGTCCCCACGCGGCCAATGTCGCCGGCCTGACTGACCAGACCGATCTGTTTTATACCCTGCGCGATGCCATGGGGTTGAAGTAA
- a CDS encoding GNAT family N-acetyltransferase, which translates to MITLRDMTAAEFAVYLPSAVEEYARDLSDNHGYSLNVGRDNAARIMHDYLPDGHETVDHRLWCIVRDGELVGYLWVSLRDRPQAYICDFSILPPWRRRGYGRAALTALDNELAAAGCTEVALRVAANNPHARALYESNAFHLTGYTMARQLVQQ; encoded by the coding sequence ATGATTACACTTCGAGATATGACCGCGGCGGAGTTTGCCGTTTATCTGCCTAGCGCAGTTGAAGAGTACGCGCGCGATCTCAGCGACAACCATGGCTATTCGCTGAATGTTGGGCGCGATAACGCCGCGCGCATAATGCATGATTATCTCCCGGACGGGCATGAAACCGTCGACCATCGATTGTGGTGCATCGTGCGCGATGGCGAGCTGGTGGGCTATCTGTGGGTCAGCTTGCGCGATCGACCGCAGGCTTATATCTGCGATTTCAGTATTCTGCCCCCTTGGCGCCGCCGAGGCTACGGCCGCGCCGCGTTGACGGCGCTGGATAACGAACTTGCGGCCGCGGGATGTACCGAGGTGGCGCTGCGGGTGGCGGCGAATAATCCCCACGCCCGCGCGTTGTATGAAAGCAATGCCTTCCACCTTACCGGCTATACCATGGCCCGCCAGCTGGTACAGCAGTGA
- a CDS encoding DMSO/selenate family reductase complex B subunit, which produces MSTQYGFYVDSERCTGCKTCELACKDYKNLSPQVSFRRIYEYAGGDWQQDGDSYHQNVFAYYLSIACNHCEDPACVKVCPSGAMHKGEDGFVVVNEEICIGCRYCHMACPYGAPQFDANKGHMTKCDGCHERVAVGQKPICVDSCPLRALDLAPIDQLRAKYGQLAEVAPLPPARFTRPNLVLKANSNSRPVGDTTGYLANPREV; this is translated from the coding sequence ATGAGTACTCAATACGGATTTTATGTCGATTCCGAACGTTGCACCGGCTGTAAAACCTGCGAGCTGGCCTGCAAGGATTATAAAAACCTGTCGCCGCAGGTCAGTTTTCGTCGTATTTATGAATATGCCGGCGGCGATTGGCAGCAGGACGGCGACAGTTATCATCAGAATGTCTTCGCCTACTATCTTTCCATCGCCTGTAACCATTGCGAAGACCCGGCCTGCGTGAAAGTCTGCCCAAGCGGCGCCATGCACAAAGGGGAAGATGGGTTTGTGGTGGTCAATGAAGAGATCTGCATCGGCTGTCGTTATTGCCATATGGCTTGCCCTTATGGCGCGCCGCAGTTCGATGCCAACAAGGGCCACATGACCAAGTGCGATGGCTGCCACGAACGGGTGGCGGTAGGGCAAAAACCCATCTGCGTTGACTCTTGCCCCTTACGGGCGCTGGATCTGGCGCCTATCGACCAACTGCGCGCCAAGTACGGTCAGCTGGCGGAAGTCGCCCCGTTGCCGCCGGCACGTTTCACCCGGCCCAATCTGGTGTTAAAGGCCAATAGCAATAGCCGGCCGGTGGGCGATACCACCGGTTATTTGGCAAACCCGCGGGAGGTGTAG
- a CDS encoding DmsC/YnfH family molybdoenzyme membrane anchor subunit — protein sequence MGNGWHEWPLMFFTVAGQCVIGGYLAMAALLLGGRLSADSGRRVRRMMFFLWALMGVGFAASMLHLGSPLRAMNALNRLGASPLSNEIATGSLFFALGGLYWLLAVLNRLPLRLDKPWLVAIALAGLVFLYAMGRVYFIDTVPTWYSVFTPLGFVLTVLIGGPLLGYLLLRAAGIPDAALRYLPWVSALALLASLLVVILQASQLPTIHSSVQQAATLIPDYGLLMAGRLVLLVLGLAFWLLPLLRGKTPPVGGLAFGMLWVLCGELIGRAVFYGLHMTVGMAVAG from the coding sequence ATGGGTAATGGATGGCATGAATGGCCGTTGATGTTTTTCACCGTGGCCGGCCAGTGCGTGATCGGCGGCTATTTGGCGATGGCGGCGCTGCTGCTCGGCGGGCGGTTGTCGGCCGACAGCGGCCGCCGGGTGCGCAGGATGATGTTTTTCCTGTGGGCGCTGATGGGCGTGGGCTTCGCCGCGTCGATGCTGCATTTGGGATCGCCGCTGCGCGCTATGAACGCCCTTAATCGGCTGGGCGCCTCACCCTTGAGCAATGAGATAGCCACCGGTTCGCTGTTTTTCGCCCTGGGGGGGCTTTACTGGCTGCTGGCGGTGCTGAACCGGTTGCCCCTGCGGCTGGATAAACCCTGGCTGGTGGCGATCGCGCTGGCGGGACTGGTATTTCTGTATGCCATGGGCCGGGTGTATTTTATCGATACCGTGCCGACCTGGTACAGCGTCTTTACGCCGCTCGGCTTTGTGCTGACGGTGCTGATAGGCGGGCCGCTGCTCGGCTATCTGCTGCTGCGCGCGGCGGGGATCCCGGACGCCGCCCTGCGCTACCTGCCCTGGGTGAGCGCCCTTGCCCTGCTGGCGAGCCTGTTGGTGGTGATTTTGCAGGCCAGCCAGTTGCCGACGATCCACAGCTCGGTGCAGCAAGCAGCGACGCTTATTCCCGATTATGGCCTGCTGATGGCCGGCCGTCTGGTGCTGCTGGTGCTGGGTCTAGCGTTCTGGCTGTTGCCGCTGCTGCGCGGTAAAACGCCGCCGGTCGGCGGACTGGCGTTCGGAATGCTATGGGTTCTGTGCGGCGAACTCATCGGCCGCGCGGTGTTTTACGGCCTGCATATGACCGTCGGTATGGCGGTTGCCGGTTAA